In the genome of Pempheris klunzingeri isolate RE-2024b chromosome 20, fPemKlu1.hap1, whole genome shotgun sequence, the window CAGTCCAGTACAGACCAGTATACTACAGACCAGTCCACTACAGACTAGTCCAGTACAGACCGGTCCACTACAGACCGGTCCCCTGCAGACCAGTCCACTGCAGACCAGTCCACTGCAGACCAGTCCAGTACAGACCAGTATACTACAGACCAGTCCACTACAGACTAGTCCAGTACAGACCGGTCCACTACAGACCGGTCCCCTGCGGACCAGTCCACTGCAGACCGGTCCACTACAGACCAGTCCACTGCAGACCGGTCCACTACAGACCGGTCCCCTGCAGACCAGTCCACTGCAGACCAGTCCAGTACAGACCAGTATACTACAGACCAGTCCACTACAGACCAGTCCAGTACAGACCAGTATACTACAGACCAGTATACTACAGACCAGTCCACTACAGACTAGTCCAGTACAGACCGGTCCACTACAGACCGGTCCCCTGCAGACCAGTCCACTGCAGACCGGTCCACTACAGACCGGTCCCCTGCAGACCAGTCCACTGCAGACCGGTCCACTACAGACCGGTCCACTGCAGACCGGTCCACTACAGACCGGTCCACTGCAGACCAGTCCACTGCAGACCAGTATACTACAGACCAGTCCACTACAGACCAGTCCAGTACAGACCAGTATACTACAGACCAGTATACTACAGACCAGTCCACTACAGACTAGTCCAGTACAGACCGGTCCACTACAGACCGGTCCCCTGCAGACCAGTCCACTGCAGACCGGTCCACTACAGACCAGTCCACTGCAGACCGGTCCACTACAGACCGGTCCCCTGCAGACCAGTCCACTGCAGACCAGTCCAGTACAGACCAGTATACTACAGACCAGTATACTACAGACCAGTCCACTACAGACCAGTCCAGTACAGACCAGTATACTACAGACCAGTATACTACAGACCAGTCCACTACAGACTAGTCCAGTACAGACCGGTCCACTACAGACCGGTCCCCTGCAGACCAGTCCACTGCAGACCGGTCCACTACAGACCGGTCCACTACAGACCGGTCCACTGCAGACCAGTctagaggtcagagggtcacaTGTTTACCACAGTTACTTCTCATTCACTCAGAAATGTGTCCCAGAGCTTTGGAGAAGCTCTTCACATAATTTAAGCTTTCATAAGatttaagaaaacaaatccCAGACGTCTAAACCACCTTTGAAAGATTCATAAAACTCCTGCGTTCAGATGGAAAATCCACTTTTTAAACATTCATCTGAGAAAGAACGTCAGTGTTAATGTCTGAACCAGAGCTGCTGTTAAAGAAACATGAacacatgtttctgtctgatgaATGATGCACGCCGTCACAGAGATCATAGAGAGCAGCTACATACATGTTcctgtgaccacacacacacacacacacacacacacacacacacacgtgtgtgtcaGAGCCTTTTAGCACTTTTTGTCATCACTTtgagttaaaagttaaaaagctTTGGgatgaacatttttattttgtcattttttaaattttaaaataaagtgtgtgtgtgtgtgtgtgtgtgtgtgtgtgtgttccagctgggtgagcagagaggcaggcaCCTAAAAGCCAgaataaatgttaaaagcaGATCAATATTTAACTCAAGATAAATTATTATGGAGTGTTTCTGAGaggctgcagagtgtgtgtgtgtgtacgtgtgtgtgtgtgtgtgtgtgtgtgtgtgttaataatgAATCAAGCTGTGTCAGTAACAGCACATATTATGATGTTAAAGTGACTGCGGCTTCGTTTTCAGAACAtgtggcagcagctgcagtgacgATCAATAtttgatcgtgtgtgtgtgtgtgtttgtgtgtgtttgttttcacatggATCAACATGTCTGACCAGTTCCTCGTCTGTTCACACTTCACCACGCTGTCAGTCGTCTCAGCGGCCAATCACGGCCCTCCGTGTGCAGGCCGCAATGTGAAGGCCACGGAGGGAAACCTGATCAGACGCACTGAGGGACTAAAAACTCTTCCAACAGACCACCTGAAACCTGATCAGACGCACTGAGGGACTAAAAACTCTTCCAACAGACCACCTGAAACCTGATCAGACGCACTGAGGGACTAAAAACTCTTCCAACAGACCACCTGAAACCTGATCAGACGCACTGAGGGACTAAAAACTCTTCCAACAGACCACCTGAAACCTGATCAGACGCACTGAGGGACTAAAAACTCTTCCTACAGACCACCTGAAACCTGATCAGACGCACTGAGGGACACACAGGCGCTCTGGAGTTTCTGTGGAGCAGAACTGAACttgacttcctgtttctgagGCGTCTtaatggaggaggagcagctgattggtggagctgaaggaggttAGCTGTCCGATAGCTCCTCACCTCGCTGCACTAAAGTAACAACAGGAAACATCTGTTTTCACGTGAAAAGGACGAAGGAAGAGCAGAGAGTCAGAAGTCTCCATgaagagtttgttctgagctgctctttatggaaagcgtgttgagataacgctgtcatgaactggtgctgtatagataaagactgattggttgattgattgcTCATTTCCTGAGGAAATGATCAGCTGACGATGAGCTGCTGATGAGGCGTCCTGTGTTCTTCATGTCTGTGGTGAGAAGCTTCTCTCTCACTTCAGCCTGTTGTTGCAGTAATCTTCTAGAGACTGATTTGTGTCTTCTGTCTCTTGTGTTCAGTCCTTTGCAGACACTTCCTCCACTTTCTCTTGACTCTGTAGCTCGTTTGACGGTGTGGACATTAGCCGGCTAACGCTAACGCTGCTGTACATTTATGctcacagtgtaaatatttattatcaGTACTTATCGTTCTGCCTTTTcggtttcttttctctctgttcctgcTGATCTtgtcctgcctctgttgctgctgtgatatgtgaatttccccctcTGGGAGATCAATAAGGTAGAGTCTaagtctgagtctgagtctaAGTCTAATTCTAAGTACAGCTGGGGGCTGATCTCCCTCCAGATGTTGTGGACAGCTGGAGCTCAGCTGGAGGACGATAAAGACCAGATGAACACAAGAagcatcaggtgtgtgtgagagtgttaaCAGGATCTTCAGCTGTTACAACaggttcaacacacacacacagtaacacacacacacacagtaacacacacactttctctcagACAGTTTCCACCATCCTCTCATTAGCTCAGACAGCCTGTGAAACTCACTGATGACACTTCACAGCTCGCCTGGTTTACATGTAGAGTGTGTTTGATCTGACACGCCTGAACACACcacaggtggagacagacacacacacacacacacacacacaacagagaggTCACACCTTCACATTAAACATGACAGAGATCACAGAGAGAAGCTTAATAAAAGCTGGAGTGTTACTgtgacgacacacacacacacacacgactgtagggaatcagtcaatcaatctttctctctccagctctgtttccataaagagcagctcagaacaaactctttcattcagagaccaaatATTCAGGAATTCACAAgagaagacaagacaagagatgagatgagaagagaagagaagacaagagatgagaagagaagagaagagatgagaagagaagacaagagatgagatgagaagagaagagaagaaatgagaagagaagacaagagatgagatgagaagagaagagaagacaagagatgagaagagaagaaatgagaagagaagagaagagaagacaagagatgagaagagaagaaatgagaagagaagagaagagaagagaagagatgagaagagaagagaagacaagagatgagaagagaagaaatgagaagagaagagatgagaagagaagaaaagacaagagaagagatgagaagagaagagaagagaagacaagagatgagaagacaagagatgagaagagatgagaagagaagacaagagatgagaagagaagagatgagaagagaagacaagacaagagaagagaagagaagaaaagagaagagaagagatgagaagagaagacaagacaagagaagagaagaaaagagaagagaagagatgagaagagaagagatgagaagagaagacaagagatgagaagagaagagatgagaagagaagagaagagaagaaaagacaagagaagagaagagatgagatgagaagagaagagaagaaaagacaagagaagagaagagaagagatgagatgagatgagaagagatgagatgagatgagaagagaagagatgacaagagaagagaagagaagacaagagatgagaagagaagagaagagatgacaagagaagagaagacaagagatgagatgagaagagaagacaagagatgacaagagaagagaagagatgacaagagaagagaagagaagacaagagatgagatgagaagagaagagaagagaagagatgagaagagaagacaagagatgagaagagaagacatgagaagagatgagatgagaagagaagagatgagaagagaagacaagagatgagaagagaagagatgagaagagaagacaagagatgagaagacaagacaagagatgagaagagaagagaagagaagagaagagatgagaagagaagagaagacaagagatgagatgagaagagatgagaagagaagagaagagaagagaagagaagagaagacaagagatgagaagagaagagaagacaagagatgagaagagaagagaagacaagacaagagatgagaagagaagagaagagatgagaagagaagagaagacaagagatgagaagagatgagaagagaagagaagagatgagaagagaagagaagacaagagatgagaagagaagacatgagaagagatgagatgagaagagaagagatgagaagagaagacaagagatgagaagagaagagatgagaagagaagacaagagatgagaagacaagacaagagatgagaagagaagagaagagaagagatgagaagagaagagaagacaagagatgagatgagaagagaagagatgagaagagaagagaagagaagagaagacaagagatgagaagagaagagaagacaagagatgagaagagaagagaagacaagacaagagatgagaagagaagagaagagatgagaagagaagagaagacaagagatgagaagagatgagaagagaagagaagagatgagaagagaagagaagacaagagatgagaagagaagagatgagaagagaagagatgagaagagaagagaagagaagacaagagatgagaagagaagagatgagaagagaagagatgagaagagaagagatgagatgagaagagaagagaagagatgagaagagaagagatgagaagagaagagaagacaagagaagagaagagatgagaagagaagagaagagaagaaatgagaagagaagacaagagatgagatgagaagagatgagaagagaagagaagagaagacaagagatgagaagagaagaaatgagaagagaagagaagagaagagaagagatgagaagagaagacaagagatgagatgagaagagaagagaagacaagagatgagaagagaagagatgagaagagaagaaaagacaagagaagagatgagaagagaagagaagagaagagaagacaagagatgagaagagaagagaagaaatgagaagagaagagaagacaagagatgagaagagaagaaatgagaagagaagagaagagaagagaagagatgagaagagaagacaagagatgagatgagatgagaagagaagagaagacaagagatgagaagagaagaaatgagaagagaagagatgagaagagaagaaaagacaagagaagagatgagaagagaagagaagagaagacaagagatgagaagacaagagatgagaagagaagagatgagaagagaagacaagagaagacaagacaagagaagagaagagaagagaagaaaagagaagagaagagatgagaagagaagacaagagaagacaagacaagagaagagaagaaaagagaagagaagagatgagaagagaagagatgagaagagaagacaagagatgagaagagaagagatgagaagagatgacaagaaaagacaagagaagagaagagaagagatgagatgagaagagaagagaagaaaagacaagagaagagaagagatgagatgagatgagatgagaagagaagagaagagaagacaagagatgagaagagaagagaagagatgagaagagaagagaagagatgacaagagaagagaagacaagagatgagatgagaagagaagacaagagatgacaagagaagagaagagatgacaagagaagagaagagaagacaagagatgagatgagaagaaaagagaagagatgagatgagaagagaagagaagacaagagatgagaagagaagacatgagaagagatgagatgagaagagaagagatgagaagagaagacaagagatgagaagagaagagatgagaagagaagacaagagatgagaagacaagacaagagatgagaagagaagagaagagaagagatgagaagagaagagaagacaagagatgagatgagatgagaagagaagagatgagaagagaagagaagagaagagaagacaagagatgagaagagaagagaagagaagacaagacaagagatgagaagagaagagaagacaagagatgagatgagaagagaagagatgagaagagaagagaagagaagagatgagaagagaagagaagacaagagatgagatgagaagagaagagaagagatgagaagagaagagatgagaagagaagagaagagaagagaagagaagacaagagatgagaagagaagagaagagatgagaagagaagagaagacaagagatgagatgagaagagaagagaagagatgagaagagaagagatgagaagagaagagaagagaagagaagagaagacaagagatgagaagagaagagaagagatgagaagagaagagaagacaagagatgagatgagaagagaagagatgagaagagaagagaagagaagagaagagaagacaagagatgagaagagaagagatgagaagagaagagatgagaagagaagagatgagaagagaagagaagacaagagaagagaagagatgagaagagaagagaagagatgagaagagatgagatgagaagacaagagatgagaagagatgagatgagaagacaagagatgagaagagaagagatgagaagagaagagatgagaagagaagagaagacaagagaagagaagagatgagaagagaagagaagagatgagaagagatgagatgagaagacaagagatgagaagagaagagatgagaagagaagagaagacaagagatgagatgagaagagaagagatgagaagagaagagaagacaagagatgagaagagaagagatgagaagagaagagaagacaagagatgagatgagaagagaagagaagagatgagaagagaagagaagagatgagaagagaagagaagacaagacaagagatgagaagagaagagaagagaagagaagacaagagatgagatgagaagagaagagatgagaagagaagagaagacaagagatgagatgagaagagaagagatgagaagagaagagaagagatgagaagagaagagaagacaagagaagagatgagaagagaagagaagagaagacaagagatgagatgagaagagaagagatgagaagagatgagaagagaagagaagagaagagaagagaagagaagagaagacaagagatgagatgagaagagaagagatgagaagagaagagaagacaagagatgagatgagaagagaagagatgagaagagaagagatgagaagagaagagaagacaagagatgagatgagatgagaagagaagagatgagaagagaagagaagacaagagatgagatgagatgagaagagaagagatgagaagagaagacaagagatgagaagggaagagatgagaagagaagacaagagatgagaagacaagacaagagatgagaagagaagagaa includes:
- the LOC139220124 gene encoding uncharacterized protein codes for the protein MEASRRSTLGKVYAVVSEAEQGIIDEEPVQYRPVHYRPVPCRPVHCRPVQYRPVYYRPVHYRLVQYRPVHYRPVPCRPVHCRPVHCRPVQYRPVYYRPVHYRLVQYRPVHYRPVPCGPVHCRPVHYRPVHCRPVHYRPVPCRPVHCRPVQYRPVYYRPVHYRPVQYRPVYYRPVYYRPVHYRLVQYRPVHYRPVPCRPVHCRPVHYRPVPCRPVHCRPVHYRPVHCRPVHYRPVHCRPVHCRPVYYRPVHYRPVQYRPVYYRPVYYRPVHYRLVQYRPVHYRPVPCRPVHCRPVHYRPVHCRPVHYRPVPCRPVHCRPVQYRPVYYRPVYYRPVHYRPVQYRPVYYRPVYYRPVHYRLVQYRPVHYRPVPCRPVHCRPVHYRPVHYRPVHCRPV